Sequence from the Pseudomonas frederiksbergensis genome:
GCTGCAACAATTGCGCGAGACATTGCCGCTGCTGCCAGCCGATCCCTACCTGCTGCTCAACCACAACCATTGGCAGAGCACCAACGTGCAGGACCATCCGCTGCCGGACACCGACCAGGCCGTCGCTGAAATCACCCGCGCCGCCGAAGGCCTGGACCTGGTCGGTTTTTACGCCGCAGGTCCCATCAGCCGTGGCTTCGCCAGTTCGTCTGGCGCGTTCGGCTGGCATCAGGCCAACAGTTTCAACTTCGATTTCAGCCTGTTCCATGAAAATGGCCAGGCGGTGAAAGCCAGCTACGCCGGGCACGAGTGGAGCCACGACGGATTCGCCCGGCGCTTCGAGCAGGCCCGCGAGCAACTGGAATTCCTCGGTCGCCCGCTGCGCACCCTACCGCCTGGCGGATACCGCGCCTACCTGGCGCCGGCTGCGCTGGAAGAAATCATGGGCATGCTCAGTTGGGGCGGGTTCTCGGCCCGGGCAATTGCCAGCAAACAAAGCCCGCTGCAGAAGTTCTATGCCGGCGAAGCCCACTTCAGCCCCAACGTGTGGTTGACCGAGCAAGTCAGCGGCTCGTTGAGCCCGGCATTTTCCGACGAAGGTTATCCCCGCGATGACTTGGGGCTGATCGCCAAGGGCACGGCTAACGCGCAGTTGGTCAACTCCCGCAGCGCCGCCGAATACGGCCTCGCCGCCAACGGCGCAAGCAGCTACGAATACCCCACGGCGCTGGACATGCAGGGTGGGCAACTGGAGCAGAAGTACATCCTCGAAGAACTCGGCACCGGGCTGTATATCAGTAACCTCTGGTACCTGAACTACTCGGACCAACCGGCGGCGCGACTGACCGGCATGACCCGCTTTGCCACGTTCTGGGTCGAGAACGGTCGGATCCAGGCACCGGTGAGCACGATGCGTTTCGACGACAGCGTCTACAGCCTGCTCGGCTCGCAACTCGAAGCGCTGACCCGGGAGCGGGAACTCCTGCTCTCGGCCAGCACCTACAGCCAGCGGGCCACGGCCTCGATGTTGTTGCCGGGGGCGCTGGTCAAACGGTTGACATTGACGCTGTGACACGCGGCCCCCCGCGGCGAGGGAGCTTGCTCTCTCGCCACAAAAAGCGTTTTCGCCACAGGAAATTGTTCACTTTCCATCCAAGAGGTCCCATGCCCAACCGCGCTCCCCTCGACGCCGTCACCGCCCGCTGGCTCCCGTGGGTGGTGGCGATCGCTTTCTTCATGCAGTCCCTGGACGGCACCATCCTCAATACCGCCCTGCCCGCCATGGCCAACGACCTGGCGGAAAACCCGCTGCGCATGCAGGGTGTGATCATTGCCTACATGCTCACCGTCGCCTTGCTGATCCCTGCCTCGGGCTGGATCGCCGACCGCTTCGGCACCAAGAAGATTTTCTTCGGCGCGATCCTGCTGTTCAGCTTCGGCTCGCTGCTGTGCGCCTTGTCCAATTCGTTGAGCATGCTGATCGGCGCCCGGGTGATCCAAGGCCTGGGCGGTGCGCTGATGCTGCCGGTGGGGCGGCTGGTGGTATTGCGGGCCTATCCACGCTCGGAGCTCGTGCGGATCATGGGCTTCATCACCATCCCCGGCCTGCTCGGCCCGCTGATCGGCCCGACCATGGGCGGCTGGATGGTCGAATACATGACCTGGCATTGGATCTTCATCATCAATCTGCCGGTGGGTGTGATCGGCTGCTACGCGGTGTGGAAGTTCATCCCAGACCTGCGCGGCACTGAGCGCACACGCTTCGATGGCCTGGGTTTCCTGTTGTTCGGTGCGGCAATGGTGCTGATCACCATCGCCATGGAAGGCCTGGGGGAACTGCACCTGCCGCACCTGCGGGTGATGTTGCTGCTGTTCGGCGGCATGGCCTGCCTGGCGGCGTATTGGTTGCGGGCCGGGCACGTCGAGAACGCGCTGTTCCCACCGTCATTGTTCAAGACCCGGACCTTTGCGGTGGGCATCCTCGGCAATCTGTTCGCGCGCCTGGGCAGCGGCGCCCTGCCGTTCCTGGTGC
This genomic interval carries:
- the mdtD gene encoding multidrug transporter subunit MdtD; this encodes MPNRAPLDAVTARWLPWVVAIAFFMQSLDGTILNTALPAMANDLAENPLRMQGVIIAYMLTVALLIPASGWIADRFGTKKIFFGAILLFSFGSLLCALSNSLSMLIGARVIQGLGGALMLPVGRLVVLRAYPRSELVRIMGFITIPGLLGPLIGPTMGGWMVEYMTWHWIFIINLPVGVIGCYAVWKFIPDLRGTERTRFDGLGFLLFGAAMVLITIAMEGLGELHLPHLRVMLLLFGGMACLAAYWLRAGHVENALFPPSLFKTRTFAVGILGNLFARLGSGALPFLVPLLLQVALGYSPSQAGMSMLPLAAAAMVAKSVARPLIERFGYRIVLTANTLALGVMLASMGLVSEQTPYWLLLAHLAVLGAINSLQFTAMNTVTLIDLDDASASSGNSLLSVVAQLSLSLGVACAGALLGGFTAQVGNDGVDTVLGAFQLTFVTVGIMAMLAATIFSQLSKQDGRRQKRPDEHIEH
- a CDS encoding TldD/PmbA family protein, which translates into the protein MSTVNNQAGAFKALVDWLRDALHEPEQFTLGYAAETSAFVRFNHGKVRQAGQVQQANVSFKLINDGRHADLQITLSGDTETDLRRLADGLQQLRETLPLLPADPYLLLNHNHWQSTNVQDHPLPDTDQAVAEITRAAEGLDLVGFYAAGPISRGFASSSGAFGWHQANSFNFDFSLFHENGQAVKASYAGHEWSHDGFARRFEQAREQLEFLGRPLRTLPPGGYRAYLAPAALEEIMGMLSWGGFSARAIASKQSPLQKFYAGEAHFSPNVWLTEQVSGSLSPAFSDEGYPRDDLGLIAKGTANAQLVNSRSAAEYGLAANGASSYEYPTALDMQGGQLEQKYILEELGTGLYISNLWYLNYSDQPAARLTGMTRFATFWVENGRIQAPVSTMRFDDSVYSLLGSQLEALTRERELLLSASTYSQRATASMLLPGALVKRLTLTL